The stretch of DNA CGATGTCAGAAAGAATGGAAGACACAGCGACCACGGCCTTTCGAGGTTGTTCAGATATGGAGTACAGGCATTAGTACAAGAGAAAAGTTACAGACAAAAGCAATGATGATGATGGCACTTTTGGCAGATCTGGATATCGCAGATGACAGGATTGGACCAGCACCAATAGACAAATGAACCCCAGCAATGTCCAGGGAAAAATTAACCGATGCTTCAGATGTGAATCAATATCATTATGCGATGAACTGCCCAAAGCAGATCAGTAGGGCTTTCAAAGCGACGCACGATACAGAGAATTCAGAAGTTGATGATAATGATCAGTCTGGAAATTATACTAGTCACAAGAAGCTTTTGTCTGCTCGTGAATGTACTAGTCACAGATTTGTTTAATTGTGCCATGTTAGATAGTGATTGCACTTTGACAGTATGCACAGATTGGTTAAAATATTATTTAGATTCACTTAGTAAGGATCCAAGTAAGGTTAGGTAGTAAGAAAATCTTACTTGTTTTAGGTTCAGGGATGACAATATATTGAGGTCACTAAAAAGACTGGTGATTCCACGCAGAATTGCAGGAGTAAACCACTTAATTAGTACTGATGTAGTCTCTAGTGAGATACTCTTGCTGCTGAGCAAGCCTTCCATGAAAAAGGTACATGATAAAGTAACTATTTTCCCAATCAAGGAACTATTACATCCACTTAACAAAGCCTGACATTTCTAGTCAGAATGTTAAGATGTGTGAATGGCATCCGATAATaagaatctgagagaaaaaaaagcaaattACCTTAAAAGTTACACAATTTGCTCATCATCCTACTGAAGGATGCAGGTGTGATACACTTGTGTGAGTACACAAGGCTCAAAGAAATTAGTGCAAAACGTGACATATGTAAAAAGTGTCGGAGGATTCCCATTGTAAGTCTCCTACTGGATACTACTTCAGTAAAGTCTTGTGCCATTTATTTAAAGGAGTGGGACAAAgacagaaacatttttattttacactTTATAAACATGGCAACCAGATTCAGTCTTTGTAAGGTATTACATGGCAAGGGCAAAAGGGTGATTGTAGATATGGGAAAATGGAAAAAGACTTGGAGCACAGGCTAAATTTCTGACTGACAATGGGGGTAATTTTCTAATGATAAAGTTAGAGACATGTGACACATTGTGCTTATGAACACCACAACTGAAAGGACTTTCAGCAATGGACTCGCAAATAAATTACATGATGATCAATGTGATGCTCCATAAGTCAATCAGTCTTAGCCAATCAACCAAGTTAACAACTGCCCTGGTATGTCCATAAAAAGAATGGATGCATGGTGTGGCGGGATAAGGGTGAGCAGGCAACATGGCACTTTATATTATGAAGCTGTATGCTTCAATGTTATTCCACAACTGATTTTTAATGCTGAATGGCTGGGTTTCCTGGACTTCAAGAAACCTGGCAGCCAAACCTAGGCAAGGAAGGTTGAATCCAGGAGGTAACTGCTGGATCCAACATTTCTGCCTGCACAACCCATACCATCCCACCATTCGATCAGACACACCTCAGaatttgaagcagtccatgcccatatgcagcaagaactagacaacattcaagcttgggctgataagtggcaagtaacattgtaacattcacgccacacaagtgccaggcaatgaccatctctaacaagagaggatccaaccaCCTCTCCATgacatttgaaacaaaaacagaaaatgctggaaaaactcagcaggtctaacagcatctgtggagagaaaaacagagttaatgtttcgagtctgtatgactgcttcagagctaaagggaagtaaaaatgtgatgaaatttatactgtttaaggggaggtggagcaggtgaagcgggatagaaggtcagcgacaggtaggggcaaaggagagattgacaaaaatgtcatgaacaaaaggacaaaagggatgTTCATGGTAgaggtaagggctaaaggaggtgctgatagtggcattaaggtaagaaagcagaatgcgataatagcaggacaagggtaagctctctgaaaagaacaacatgaacaagtggcagatggcccttgtaggggtggggtgcggggaggagatggtggtttgagaaaaaagatcaaaaataggataaaaagtggggataaaacaatgaataaattaataaaaatgaaaataaataaaagattaaaaaaaaaggtgAGGATAGGggagaaagttcatggtctgaagttgttgaactcaattttaagtCCGGAAGGGTGTAAAgtcctaatcggaagatgaggtgccgttcctccagtttgcgttgggcttcactgaaacattgcaacaggccaatttcagacacgtgggcatgagagcaggacggtgtattgaaatggcaagtgacaggaaagtctgcatcatgcttgcggacagaccgaaggtgttctgcaaagcgatcacccagtctacgtttggtctctccatgaCACCTTCAATCTCTCCTTTGACCCCACCTATCtcgttggccttctatccagctttacctgctccatCCCACttgaacagtataaatttaattacatttttacttctttttagctctgaagaagtcatacggactcaaaatattaactctgtttttctcacagaaacacagaaattaggaacaggagtagaccatttggcccttcgaccctgctccaccattcattatgatcatggctgatcatccaactcaatagcctgcaccTGCTTTCTCcaaatatcctttgatccctctcgtcccaagaactatatctaactccttcttgaaaacctacaatgttttggcctcaactacttttggTGGTAGTGaactccacaggctcaccactatttgggtgaagaaatttctcctcatctcagtcctggatgGTCtacctgtatcctcagactgtgacctctgattgtggactcccccaccatcagggacatccttcctgcatataccctgtctagtcctgttagaattttatatgtttctatgagatcccccctcattcttctgaactccagcgaatataatcctaaccgattcaatctctcctcatatgtcagccccgccatccctggaatcagtccggtaaatcttcgctgcactccttcaatagcaagaacatccttcctcagataaggagaccaaaactgcacacaatattccaggtgtgatctcaccaaggccttgtataattgcagcaagacatccctgctcctgtactcgaatcgtctcactatgaaggccaacataccatttgctttctataccgcctgctgcacctgcatgcttaccttcagcgactagtgtacgaggacacccaggtctctttgcgcattcccctctcttaatttatagccattcatataataatctgccttcctgtttttgctaccaaagtggataacctcacatttatccacattatactgcatctgccatacatttgcccactcactcagcttgtccaaatcacactaaaacatctctgcatcctcctcacagctcacctccTGCatggctttgtgtcatctgcaaatttggatatattacatttagttccctcatctaaatcattaatatatattgtgaatagctggggtcccagcaccgatccctgcggtaccccactagtcaatgCCTgctattcggaaaaagacccgtttattcctactttgtttcctgcctgccaaccagttttctatccatctcaatacactaccccgaATCCcataattttacacgctaatctcttacgtgggactttgtcgaaagcttctgaaagtccaaataaaccatatccactgactccccctcatcaactctactagttacatgctcaaaaaattccagtaggtttgtcaagcatgatttccctttcgtaaatccatgctgactctgtccgattctgccactgttttccaagtgctcagctattaaatcttttataatggactctaaaattttccctactaccgacgtcaggctgactggtctataattccctgttctctctccacctccctcttttaacagtggggttatattagctaccctccaatcggTAGGAACAGTTCCAGAGtccatagaatctcggaagatgaccactaatgcatccactatttctagggccacttccttaagtactctgggatgtagattatcgggccctggggatttatcagccttcaattccattaatttctccaataccatttctctactaataatgatttctttcagtttctccctctcactaaaccctgtgttccccatcatttctggtatgttatttgtgtcctcctttgtgaagacagaaccaaaatatgtatttagttgatcagccatttctttgttccccattataaattcccgtttctgactgtaagggacctacatttgtcttcaccaatctttttctcttcacataccaatagaaacttttacagtcagtttttatgttccctgcaaacttactctcgtactctattttccccttcttaatcaatctcttggtcctcctttgctgaattctaaagtgctcccaatcctcaggtctactttgttttttttatccaatttgtatgcctcttccttggatctaatactatctctaatttcccttgtaagccatggtttggccacctttcctgttttacttttgcgccagacaggaataaacaattgttgcagttcacccatgcgctctttgaatatttgccattacctatccaccgtgatccctttaagtaacgtttcccaatccatcacagccaattcgtgcctcataccatcgtagtttcctttattaagattcaggaccctagtctcagaatcaactacatcactctccatcttgatgaagaattctatcatattatggtcgctcatccccaaggggccttgcacaactagattgccaattattcctttctcattacacgaTACCCAGTCTAgcatggcctgttctctcgttggttcctcaacgtattggtccagaaaaccatcccgtatatactccaggaattcctcctctacgatattgttactaatttgatttgtccaatctatatgcagattaaagtcacccataattacagatgtttctTTATTGCATGTgtatctaatttcctgtttaatgctattcccaacatcaccactacagtttgggggtctatatacaacccccactaacgttttttgtcCCTTAGTGCTTATTAGCTCTATCCATACAggttccacatcgtcggagctaatatctttcctcaccatTGCGTtgatttcctctttaaccagcaatgcaactccaccaccttttcctttttgtctgtccttcctaaataatgAATACCCTTGGATGTTCAGTTTCCATCCCTGGTCATCCTAAAGcaatgtctccgtaatcccgactatatcatacctgttttcATCTATTTGTGTGATTAATTCATctgctttattgcaaatgctcctcgcgttaaggcacaaagccttcaggcttgtctttttaaaattacttgtcccattcccaataTTTTTCACTGagaccctgtttgattcttgcccttaatttctctgcctatcacttttcttattcccctttctgtcttttgttcttgtccttgattcccctccTCTGACTTCTAGCATAAGTTCCcatcctgctgccattttaatttaaaccctccccaactacTCTAGCAAAGATtcccccaggacatcagtcctggtcctgcccaggtgtaacccgtccagtttgtactggtcccacctcccctacAACCGGTcccagagcttggcctaaatagccaagtggttatggtactgggtttgtaaccctaagatcaagagttcaaatctcacaatggcaaactatgaaacaatgtaacttcatctgaaacagatggaaacggttTTGTACTCTAAAGAGTTacaaccggtcccaatgtcccaggaatctgaaaccttccccctcatactctctcttcagccacgtattcatccaatatatcgtgctatttctactctgactagcacatgACACTGGTATTAATCCTGAGatcattacctttgaggtcctacttttcaacttacttcctaactccctatattctgcttttaggacctcatcccattttttttaacctatgtaaaaattgtaccaatgtgtatcaagaccactggctgtttacccttccccttcagaatgtcctgtagctgctctgagacatccttgaccctagcaccagggaggcagcacaccatcctggagtctcgatTGTGGCCACAGAAATACCTATTTATTcctcttacaattgaatcccatataactattgcattcccacatttTTTACTCCTTCCCTGTACAGCAGAGCCAAAcgtggtgcaacgaatttggctgttgctgctttccccttacaggccattcccctcaacaatatccaaagcagtatatctgttttgcaggggaacagccacaggagattcctgcactgcctgcctagtcctcttgctctgcctggtggtcacccatttccttcctgcctgtggactcttagcctgtggtgtgaccacctctctatacatgctatccacaGATGCagttagacctactgagtttttccagcattttctgtttttgtttcagatttccagcatccacagtattttgcttttacccccttgacatttaatggcattacccaaTTGATTCAATGAattccccacaatcaacatcctgggatttaccactgactagaaactgaactggaccagtcttataaatactgtagctacaagagcaggtcagaggctgggaatatgcagtgagtaactcatctcctcactccccaaagcctgtccaccatctacaaaggcacaagtcaggagtgtgatggaatactctccacttggctggatgagtgtagctctaaaacactcaagaagcttgacaccatccaggacaacacAGCCCACTTGGATGGAATCCCATCCACCATATTAAACATCTACCCCTTCCAAcaccgatgcatagtagcagcagtgcattatatctacaagatacactgcagcaactcaccatagatacttcaacagcaacttccaaacccatgacctctaacatctagaagggcaagaacAGCAGATGCAAGTgaacacccccacctgcaagctcccctccaagccaagcaccaccctgacttggaactatacttccttcacagttgcttggtcaaaatcctggaactcctgaaCAGCATCGTCGacgccacactgactgcagttgttcagcaaagcagcttaccaccaccttctcaagaacaattagggatgggcaataaaacagTCTGGTGtcgccagagatgcccacatcctgtgaaaagaatttaaaaaaaaacacaaccatGTCCCCAACAATCTGCAGTGGAGAACTTGTCTTGCGGCTCCTTTGGGCTATTCCCTGATTGCCTGGAAGCCAAGTCTGTAGATCAGCTGGTTTTTGGGCAGAGAACTTGCCAATTATGTCATAAGCACTCTACTCCACTGAATGCAGGAAACCTTCACTTTCAGGTTCTCAGGTCTTTACAGATATCCCACTTTCGCCAACCCTGACCGGTGGGTTATAATTCAACCTTTTGGTCTTCCTAGGACCAAATCAAGCTATCCTTTACTCTAGTGCATAAATATTGGGCAACAGAAAATAACTTACATTTCAAGATAACCTTTAAATTTCTGGTGAGTTAAAGAAAAACTTGTTTGTGCCTACCTCTCTAAGGGTGATCTTCGCGACATAAACAACATTGGATCCATCTCTcttgaaatggagatgaggctTGTCTTTCAGAATAAAGACAATATCAGCTGGTATGTTGGTTGCTGTTTCATCACCTTCCCTGGGGAATGTGATTTTTGTGCcctctttccaaccttttttaaTAACAACATTCAAAATTTTGTCTTCGGTCCTTGTGGTTCGGCCATCTGGGTTCAACCGTCTACGTGTAATCTTCATTCTTTTAGTACAACCATGATAGATTTCTTCAAGAGATACTCTAAGTTCATGAATTACAGGGGGATCCTGTATCTTTCTTCGAGTGTGGAAGGGATCTGGATGCCGCCGATGAAATCCATTCATTCCGTTGAAACTAAAACGGTTAAATGCATTGAAGGGATCgtggtcatcatcatcatcgtcaaTGTCCATGTCTTCATGAGTGAAGTCATTAGCCATTCTGGAGCGTCCTTGAGTACCAAAGAAAATATCAAAAGGACTGGAACCACCAAAAAAGGAAGCAAAAGTAGCGTGGGGATCACCATGGAAAGTGTAGTGGAACGTGTTACCAGGGCCACCAGTAGAGGCTCCTCCAGCCTTCAGACCTATAATATAAAACAGATTACACGCAAGTGTTATAAAACAGGGTTTTTTTAACATaaaaaataactgtttattgagtGGGCTTAACCCACAGAATAAGTTTCAAAAAGTCTCAAGTGACCTAAACAGCAGGTCCCGAAATGGCTGAACATTTACATAACTTCACCTGGCTATTTACAAAGCTATCAGAAGGGAGTCGGGCAGTCTGAATATAGCTTACCACGGACAATAAGTTTAAATAAGTATGAACTGCCATTGGCTGAATTACTCAAAGACATTCAGACGTAGTCTAATTATTTAGTTGGGTGGGGGCCAAGCCATTAAACTAAATCACTTTGGACAATGGGCCCTGGCTGAGAAGAGGGTCCCATCAACCATTTTATTCTCATCACTTTTAACAATGGACCTAGAATGAGCTTGTTATGACAATATTTTGTAACTGGTTGATTTGCGAAGTAAGGTCATGTGACAGCAAGCTAGCCCTTTGTGCAAAAGGACACTAATTTCCAGGGTCAGTGTGCAGgaagaccatgggcagaattttatgctttgCAGGCAGGTGCATGCCTGACCCGATCAGCCATTAAATAGCGCGAGAAGACGTTGAGCGAGCATCCAGAGGTCATCCCGCAtgtgtgcaatcttcaggtcggcaggcacacacgGAGTTAGAGccacgcccgccatcaattaagaggccattaaaaaaccaactgAATCCAATTTTACGTTGTCTTTGCGATTTTGCGCTTGTCGCACGTTCAAAATGAGCAGGGAGGCAACCTATATTTTGCAAattctcatccaagggtgggataaaaaggttcAAGAGCATTGTCAGTCTGAGTAGTGCGGAGATAGTTTTCtgtggttgcttatttgaacttgacagcatcatctctgttctgagcttcattcttaacatttctaggcttcatttcaggactcattggtgtctccaaggcccctggaggattttgactgtgtggacccttccaggtatcagacagtcttctgtTACCCTGATAATGTGGAATGtagtctccgctggtggcacgtcctctgaggaagggaggggcagaagggaggggaGGCCAGTTGTCCCAATGCTACTTCCAAGGGATGGAAATATGGGAGGAGAAGATCAGGCACAAGTAGcatagggccagcaggtagtccaaggcagaaggggctgcagaagacgccactatcctgctgccaggatttacaggctgtgatgcagctgcctcaatatatctgaggtagACGGTCAGGGAGATGGTCTCCTGGGAGACCgtggcctccatttgtcagatgattgggcctgagatcacctctaaCTGTATGGGTGGGAGCCCCATGCTCTTaaggtcacaatggccctcagcttctatgcctctggctctttccaagggtcGGTGGGGGATCTTTGTAGAGTGTCCCAATCAACTGTCTACAGTTACATCAAGCTGgcgacagaagctctgctcaggcgggtaatgacatttattcatttccattcagatgaggccagccagactgagtgagccagaggctttgcagcaattgttggGTTCTCCCACattcagggtgcaattgactgcacatgtggccatcaaggcgccagcaggtcagctgggtACCTTCGTCAACatgaagggattccactcaatgaacgtccagatagtgtaTGACCACAGGACACAGGTTCTGCAAGTCAGTGAGAGAAACACCGCAGTCATTTACAGTGAAAGAGCGTGAGAGAAACACCGTggtcatttgcagtgagagagcttgagagaaacagtgtggttgtttacggggagagagtgcaaaagaaacagtgtggtcatttacagcaagaatttgtgagagaaacagcatggacaTTTAGAAGGAGGAAGTGCGAGAgaagcagggcctttaacagtgagagtgtgtgagaagagtGAGATACTATTAAAAAGCAGGGAGTGCAGCTGATTCGTGAGTAGGATTGGGGAGTATTTCTCATCTTAAAAATAAGGTCTTCAGTTTGTGTTTAGATTGctagtttattttttcttttttttaaaagataacttgttaagtataagattgatactggtgtgtataaaaaaaattataataaagCGTAAAGTgtggggatactagagtaattcattaataaattgaataaaatacgaTAGTGATTGCAGGACAGGTgacgtgttgctgctgcagcatgtgggaactgttagacaccaaggtgatccagagtgaacacatctggaccaagtgtttgcagcttgaggagctttggatccgagttaaggagctggcttccgagctgcagacattgtgccgcatcagggagagggaaagccacctggacactttgctccaggggGCAGTCATACCCCTCAGATTagttaattcaaatttggtctgtaatcagggagaggagggtgactgcaggtgaagcaggtatggggacccaggaggTAACGTTTAAGGAGCTATGGCCCCTGTAACTATCCAACACTTACAAGGTTCTTACAAGCTATGTGGATGAGAACGTGGACAGCAggaaggatgagcgaactgaccatagcatcgtggtacagggagccattcaagtggtggagggaaataggaatgtaatagtggtaggggacagtgtaATTAGGGGgagagatactgttctctgcagctgtgagcatgAGTCCAGAAGGccctgttgcctgcctggtgccagggttaaggacatctcctcagggcttgAGAGGAACTTGGAGCAGGAGGGCAGGGATCCAGCTGTcatcatcca from Carcharodon carcharias isolate sCarCar2 chromosome 1, sCarCar2.pri, whole genome shotgun sequence encodes:
- the dnajb5 gene encoding dnaJ homolog subfamily B member 5, which translates into the protein MGKNYYNILGISSEANEDEIKKAYRKMALKFHPDKNKEPNAEEKFKEVAEAYEVLSDPKKRSIYDQYGEEGLKAGGASTGGPGNTFHYTFHGDPHATFASFFGGSSPFDIFFGTQGRSRMANDFTHEDMDIDDDDDDHDPFNAFNRFSFNGMNGFHRRHPDPFHTRRKIQDPPVIHELRVSLEEIYHGCTKRMKITRRRLNPDGRTTRTEDKILNVVIKKGWKEGTKITFPREGDETATNIPADIVFILKDKPHLHFKRDGSNVVYVAKITLREALCGCTVNIPTIDGRVIPLPCNDVIKPGTVKRLRGEGLPFPKTPTQRGDYIAEFQIKFPDKMPQTTKEILKQHLPIS